CAAACACAGGAAACAACAGCGAATGGACCTGGAGATCTCTCGCAAGTGTGTTCAAACTCTACGCCTCTAATTCCTGGAGACCGTAAGAAGATTGTTAGGTACGCAGATTGAAGGTGTAGCACCAAATGAACTGAGGAGGATCATCACAATACACTTTAGAGGTAGAAAGGCATCCAGTCTTGGTGAGGAAGCGCAAATGCTCAAATAGAAAGCTGAGGTTGCACAAGATGATTACAAGGGAGGAGGGCGATGGGCTCGAGATTACAGCTTCAGTCATATTATCGAAAACAGCAGCCCGACCGGGCTTGGATATGTCACAGCACCAATGGAGTGGTCATAAAGATGATCGGAGATTTTGAGCATCACTTATTAAAAATACCCCGGAAAGATTGTGCAGAAAACGTAAGAATTTAAGCACAAATGAGCAAGTGAATCATGTTTTGATAGAAGTTTAGAAATGTTCAGTGTCTGGTGGAcactctgacgctccagagaaaacaattcaagactGTTCAACCTCTCTTTACACCCAATACCTTTTAATCCAGGGAACatcctccccatagcctctgtgTCCATCCTATAATGGAACatgcacaactgcacacaatactccaaatgcaacctaaccaaagttctataatATTGCAACgttacttgtgtaggaaagaactgcagatgttggtttatatcgaagatagacacaaaatgctggagtaactcagcaggtcagacagcatagctggagaaaaggaatatgtgacgtttcgggtctgaagaagggtctcgaccagaaatgtcacccgtttcttttccccagagatgctgcctggcccgctgagttattccagcattttgtgtctatcttcgctgcaaCATTACTACCCGTCTCTCATATTCAATGCCCCAAACAATTAAGGCAAGTATATGTACACCTTCTTCATCACTCCATcgacttgtgttgctactttatGGACAAGGAATCACTATAAATAATGCGTATATCTTTTGAAAGTTCAGAAAAAAACCATGGAAGACTGGAGATTAGGTATGCCGATGAATACTCTTAAACTTCTACACGTGTACAGTCAGGAGCATATTGACAGGTTCTATGACGGTCTGGTTCATCCACTcaggaaggcaggagattggaggTACTGTTTTAAAAACCAGTCAGTACCAAAGGCACacgccaccctggccatgctctcaattCACTCATATCATCGGAAAGAAGGTAGAGTTGTCTGAAAACCGCGATCACccgattcaagaatagcttcttcccaacccccaccgggctcttgaacactataGAAGACTTACCTCAATTATTAACTATAAACTGTCCTTGGTTGCACTGGGGACTTTGGGAGGGCTTTTTGCACTAGTGTTggcattattaatttattgattttttgtttattatctatTATGTTCACggtcctgttatgctgctgcaagtaagaattgctttGTTCCATTGTCAATATTTATAACTATTAAACACTCTTAAACTCTCTCAAGTCCAGTTTCTGACAGCTAGGACCCAATCATCAGATATTAATTACTGACCCAATATCACTCCTGCCCTAAAGGTGTTGGTGACCTCTATTCAGCACAGTCCACCAGTACCAAGAAGCTGGtaacaaatgctgcctgtcccgctgagttactcctgcattttgtatctacctttgatataaaccagcatctgcagttctttcctacacaccctgCTAGCTCATGTTGGTAGATACAGCTAGCCAGTGCATGTAGTCTCTTTGCTCATATCGGTTTCTCAACTTGCAGCCAAtgatatacctaccacccttttcaCACAACAGTTGGTGGGTACATCAAAGGAGTTGCCGGAGgcagtagttgtggcaggtattgccacaacatttaagaaacatttggatagatacatggacaggataggcttAGGGCGATatgagacaaatgcaggcagttggaaCTATAGTTGAGGGATGTAGGTCTgttagggcaagttgggctgaggggcctggttccatgctgtacaactctatgcctTCTTACCCACCTCACCCATTTCCACCTATCATTGGCATGGCCTGGTCCTgcctctcttcacccccccccccccccccccccccatcgaaatcagtctgaagttttggacccgaaatatcacctatatattttctccagagaagctgcctgacccgccgagtttttctaacattttgtgtctatcccaacaTGAAAAGTCacatatctatgttctccagagacgctgcctgatccagcatcggcagttccttgtttgtgccCTCATTGTTTGGTGACCAAGAACAACCCAAGCAAACACACTCATCAGTCACAGGACCAAAGAGCGAGGAGGAAGCTCTCCAGAACCCACAAGCcataaaaagtaaaaaaaaatgcagCACAACGTCTTAAAATTAGCTATTCAACCAGTCTCAGAGCAGCATTAAAACTCTCACCTTGTTTGAACTCTTCCAACATTGTATCCAATCTGGTGTCATAGAAAACAAAATGTAAAGAGTGGTTGTAGAACCTGGTGATTGTCTGAAGAGGGACACAGTCATCAGGGTCGACAAAAGCCAAATCTTTCACGTACAGGATGTCAACAATGTTGGATTTCTCGTGCTCGTACACGGGGATCCTGGTGTAACCCGTCTCCATGATCTCAGACATTGTACTAAAATCCAGGATGGCATCCTTGCTCACCATGAAACAGTCGCGAATGGGGGTCATGACATCCTCCACTGTTTTGGTCCTCAACTCCAAAGCCCCCTGGATCATGTTTAGCTCGTCCTTATCCAGCCCATTGTAAGGCCCCGTCACCTTCAACATCTCCAGGATCTTCTCGCGGCTGTACACCTTGCCGATCTCCTGCCCCAGGATAAGGTCCAGCAACTTGCTGATGGGGTAGGACAGGGGGAAAGTGAGGAGCATGAAGAACTTGGTTAGGTTGATGGTCTTGGCTCCCACTGCCAGGCCGTGTCTGGAGCACAGCGCCTGGGGGACAATCTCACCCAGGATGACGATGCCGATGGTGGAAGTCACCACGGTGAGCCAGCCGGAGCCCACCATGTCATCTAGCAGCACGGTGAGGGTGGTGTTGACCAGCACGTTGCCCAGCAGCAAGGAACACAACAGGTAGTTCCCCTTACGGCGGACAGGCTCGATGCATTTGGCGTGGTGGCGCTCGGCGTCGGTGCCACAGTTCTGGACGATCCTCAGCTCCATGGGGTCCAGGGCCATGAGGCCCAGGTTGAGGCCGCTGAATATGCCCGAGAGGGTGAGCAGCATGATGGTGAGGATGATCTGCAGCCAGAGCGGCATCAGCGAGTGTTTCTGCTCCAGCACCATGATGCGGGTGTCCTTGCCCGGGTGCAGCATCCACACCGAGCCGTTCGAGGTGCACAGGACGAACAGCTTGGAGTCCTCGTTCTTGCGCAGCGGCCGGACCCGCAGTTCGACGACGACCGAGGTGTCGCGGTACACTTGCACCTGCCGCGTCACCTCGATGTCCTTGGAGCGGTGCCTGCACAGCTCGCCGTCGTCGTCCGTCACGTTGGCGCCGGCATCCACCTCGGCGAACGCCAGCCAGCTCCAGCTGCGGCTGTTCAGGTCGGTGCCGAAGAGCCGCAGCTTGACGGAGCTGCCCTCGGTCACCTGCAGCGCGCCGGGCTCCGACAAGGCCGCAGCCTTGGCCACCGATTGCTGCGGCTCCGCCATCTCCGCCGCGTTCTCCAGCCTCAGGCCCGAGATGATGCCGATGCCGGCCCCGGCCCGGCGCACCGCCGAGTGTAGCAAGGCCGCCAGGAGATAGCAGCAGCCGCGCCTCAGCCTCGCCATGTTGTGCCGCTGGGCAGCatcgctttcccccccccctcctccccccccgccgCCCGCCCCCGCCGCGCGGCCGCCCACCTCCTGCTCCCGCCCCCCACTAGTCCCGCCCTCACCCCCTCCCATTGCCCGCGCCCCACGTCGCTCATACCCTAAACACGTCCATTGGCTCATCCGCCCGCCGCTCACCTAAACCCCGCCCCCAAACTaatcccgcccaccccccccccactagtcccgcccccaccccctcccattgGCCGCGCCCCACGTCGCTCATACCCTAAACACGCCCATTGGCCCGTTCCCAGGTCGCCCGCCCTTCCATTGGCTCATCCACCCGCCGCTCACCcaaaccccgccccccccacactaatCCCGCCCACCCCCTGCTCCCGCCCCccactagtccccccccctcacccccctcccattGGCCGCGCCTCACGTCGCTCATACCATAAACACGCCCATTGGCCCGTTCCCAGGTCGCCCGCCCTTCCATTGGCTCATCCGCCCGCCGCTCATCTAAACCCCGCCCCCACACTAATCCCGCCCACCTTTTCTCCACCAATCCACACCACGCCTCGGTCAACCACTTTAACCCATTGGTCCAGGCCGCTGTCAATCATGAGGCGGAGGCGGGTGGTAAACAAACCAGCCACCAATTAGCGTCTGGATGTGCCGACGCCCCGCCCCCTACGGCCATGCCCCGCCTTCCTCCTCTTGTCATGGTTCAGTGGGGTACACAAGTTCACCAGTGACAGGAgtaaaattagaccattcggcccatcaagtctactccaccattcaatcctggctgatctatctctcccccctaatcccattctcctgccttctccccataacctctgacgtctGTACTAATTTGatttagagttagatttagctcttcgggctaaaggattcaagcgatatggggaaaaaacaggagtgGGATACTAGTTTTAGATGAtcatctatgatcatattgaatggtggtgctgactcgaagggccgaatggcctattgctgcacctatttttctatgtttctaatgtcttGTCGCGACATCCATGACAATGGAGAGTATTGACAGAGTCATTACTAtggggtgtgtaggaaggaactgcagatgctggtttaaaccgaagatggacattcATTTGATGaatattcattcatttgttctatatcttagtttagttttgtttgtagtcacgtgtaccgaggtgcagcaaaaagctatttgttgcattcccctactctgggtaaacgacTGTGCATCTATTCCTAGGTGCCTGGGAATCCTGGGTGCCTGATCCAGCAGCTCCAGACCAAACTCGGCTTAATCAGTGGTCTACTTTAACTACACCCAGCCTGAGTGAGTGACTCATTCATACCTTGGGGCAAACTGTTTTGTACAACTTCATTGGATGGCCTTATCCAGTCTGAGACTTCAGCGATACACTGCCATTGACAGATAAggacattattattattgaataAAACAGTTTTTCTTTGAAGGTTCAAAGGTAtgttattgacacatgtactaattaagGTAAAGTGAAACtcaatttaccatacagtcatactagaaaaagcaccaagacacacaactacataaaataaTTACATAACAACTTTAGAATGTAAACTTGTTGAAGTGGAAAGATGCCTTGAAGGTGTGGCAGCTTATACAAAGAAGAATGAACAGCAACAAAATAGATAGAGCTATTAAAGAGAGttaagtcaagggatatggggagaaggcaagaatggggcactgattgtgggtgatcagccatgatcacagtgaatggcggtgctgactcgaagtgccgaatggcctactcctgcatcgattgtctattgtaaaaCACTGGAGaaggtgtttatgtgtgtgtgtttaatatTTGGACTCCTTTTCAAGACTAAGGACAGGTTAATTGAATGATCAAAACTGAATATTCCATCATAATTGAATGATCAAAACTGAATATTTCTCATAAATATGACATATaagtttgcaattttttttttctttagaaaTAAAAATTCTAACGTGTTCCAGCCTATTAATTACTTTTTGGTCTCCTTTCTTATGTAAAAGAGGCCTGCAATGTGCATTCTAAAAATAACAAtgtttaactgcagatgctggaaaaattgaaggtaaacaaaaaagttggagaaactcagcgggtgaggcagcatctaaggagcaaaggaataggcgatgtttcgggtcgagacccttcttcagacagataatcTTTTTTAATTACCTAAAATCAGGAAACTTGTTTGAAACCAGCTTCTCTGTTAGTTTCTTTACTTATTGGTTATAAAAATAGAAATGGAAAACAATGATTAAAGTTTGTTGTAACCACAACTTTAATATGAGGCTTTTAACCAAAGGAGAGCAATGAAGCAACATTTGATGTGGATCTACAGAGGATATTAGAAAGGGTGACCAAAATGTTGATCCAAGAGATAGCTTTAAGAAACATCTTAAAAAAGTCTAACGAAATTGGGTATTCGGAGATCATGGCCCAATACCTAAGAATACAGTAAGAATATAAAAACATAAGAATTAGCAATATGCCCTTCGaccaaattgtgaagccagtggaAAGAATATAGATggctggggagggagaggggagaatggaTGTAAGTCCAGGTCGGGCACAAGGaagaggggtgtgggtggggaaaggAGGGTTGTTTGTCAGTAGTTACCATTATAAGCATCCTTAAAGGTTTATAGAACCATTATAAGCACccttatatttaaaataaatttatttttcacAGCAAATAATAATCTCTAACTAACCAGCCATTCAGAAAATAGGTCTTCCACCATGTTCAAAGCTCTTCAACCCAGTTAGTTCTTCTGACCCACAGAGTCCCAGCTATTGCTTTCTCACTAATTCCATTTAAAAGTATCTGCACAAGCAACTTTGTTACAGTGTCACATCCTGAATACTATTGGATAAGTAACATTTAACTGTGGAAATCAAGTACTAGTTAGAAGCAAAACTGTGTTCCATGTAGTTATTAAAGATAATTAAAGAGAGCATGTTCATCAGCACTAGAATTTATTTAAGTGGTTTTAATTTTACCCATTTCCTTgtacatcgtctgctttgatctgtctttttcacatcttacccttcaacatctctagtctctctctcccctgactctcagtctgaagacgaatGGGCGGGACATAGGTAGAATGATGGACGCTGGAGCGGGCCAATCGTCGGGCAGGGTTTCCGGAGCGGGCGGGATGCAGTATCTCTTTATTTCGGGGCGGGACATAGGTAGGATGATGGACGGCACAACGGACCTATCGACATGCGGTATCTCCGGGGCGGGACATAGGCAGGATGATGGACGGCACAACAGACCAATCGACATGCAGTATCTCCGGGGCGGGACATAGGTAGGATGATGGACGGCACAACAGACCAATCGACATGCAGTATCTCCGGGGCGGGACATAGGTAGGATGATGGACGGCACAACAGACCAATCGACATGCAGTATCTCCGGGGCGGGACATAGGCAGGATGATAGACGGCACAACAGACCAATCGACATGCAGTATCTCCAAGGCGGGACATAGGCAGGATGATAGACGGCACAACAGACCAATCAACATGCAGTATCTCCAAGGCGGGACATAGGCAGGATGATAGACGGCACAACAGACCAATCGACATGCAGTATCTCCAAGGCGGGACATGAATGGGCTGATGGACGGCGCAAGTGACCAATCCTCGCGCAGGAATGCCGAGGCAGGCCAGCCAGCGGCCAATCAGATGCGGCGTGATGAGGGATTGTCCCGCCCTCTTTCGGCCGCCCCTCCATTGAAACAAGATGGCGCCGTCATGGGGACCCTGTCCTGTGGTGATGGCTTTACTATGGCTGGCTTTCTGCAGTCGGGGCCACACTGACTCGGGGACGGAGGAGTACTTGAAGCGGGCGCATAGCCTGACAAAGCCCTACCAGGGTAAGAGCTCCTTCATGTGCACTTTACTGTCAGCAAATCCAATATATTGCTCGCCAATTCCCAGTTGGCGTATTGGCTCTGGAGCAATCACCTGGGAACACCAGTCAACAGGTTCGCTTGCCTATTGCATGGAAACTTGGTTAGGTCACACCGCGATGGATTGTATGCGTGTGTTtctgatgtacaaaaacactggAGCATTTGGAGCACTGTGTACAGTTCTAGTGGCCACATATCATTAAGAATGTACAGgatttggagagggttcagaacaTGTTTTAccaagaaaccagcatctgcagtttcttatctcCCTTTTACCACGATGTTGCTGGGATTGGTGCATATTAAGAGATATAGTATGAGAAAAATACCATTTGGTCCAACGTCTCGATGCCATCTGAGGTGTCTCATCTAAGCTAGTGTGCCTttacccacgtttggtccatatacctctaaaccctaGACACAAAAGAGTGCTGGTGCAAACCACCATCTACCTAGACACTATCtcctgcaaccacaagagatgtaaCACTTGACCCTATGCCACCTCCCTTGTATCCATCCAGGGACCTcgacagcctttccaggtgagacacagGTTCACATGAACTTTAATcttatctactgcatttggtgttcctgatgtggcctcctgtacattggtaAGACCAAGTGTCAACTAGCTTTTATTGAACATTCTGCCAAGGCccaggttgctaaccattttaactctccttcctatACCCAAACAGACTTgggctgtcagagtgaggccctctcacaaactgaaggaacagtacCACACTCTCacgttttgtcttttcatctaacATGAGCCAGATAGCGTGTCGAGACAAGTGTCCCAAATAAATACACCCATTATACTgccaccattgtttccagcgggTGTCATCACCAAACCTTGCCCTGGAGGGTAATTCAGGTATTACCTAATTCCCAAACATCTTACAGATGCGTGAGATGTACAGAGATCCCCACCTCCAGTTTCAGACTTTAATCTTGGAAAATAGTAGCAACATTTGTTTCTTCCCGGTTGTTATCAggcagagtgcagtcctgacctccccatatctacctcattggagaccttttaaCTGTTTTCAATTAGATTTAgcttacactaaatgttgtagGCTTTATCTTgtgtctgtacacagtggatgactcgattgtaatcatacaattatttgactgggtagcacgcaacaaaaaccttttcactgtatcttggtacatgtgacaataataaactaaactaaacaaattatgTACTGTCTCAGTGAACGattcctatacacttgtacttaaCTACGATTCTGTTTATagtaattaatttattgaactgtgtgcaaaaaataaagttccctgtacctcagtgacaataaagtaccattgaactattgaaacatcacctgtccatgttctccagatctgctgtttgacccgctgagttactccagcattttgtgtctttttttcctctataaagctttcctatccatgtacctgtccaaatgtcctttaatttttgTTATTGTACTGCCttgacaacctcctctggcaacttgttccatatacagacCCCAGCTAccgtgtggaaaaagttgtctctcgggttccaattaaatctttcccctcttaaacCAATGTCACGACTACAAggtgaggttggacaaacctggattgttttctcagaaggttgaggggagatctgatgggtataaaaaaattatgagagggatagatatgataggcagtcagaacctatttaACAGGTAGTGGAAATGTAAACGATTAGAGGGTATAgctagaaggtgagaggggcaaagtttaaatacaGGGCACGTTTTTTCACCAGAGTTCTGGTGCTGGGAATATGCTGTCAgacggtgaaggcagatacaattatggagtttaagaggcttttagatcggcacatgaaTACACAaggatggattatgtgcagacagaggagattaggttacttggcatcatgtttggcacagactttgtgggttgAATGTCCTCTCTCTGTGTTGTACTGAGCTTTGGAGAGGCTGTAAAAAAAACACAggtttacaatcataccaaaatCATGTTTTGTCAGGTTGTGAGAAAATTGatcttttaacatttattttttcaCATAAACTGCAACTTTTGCTGTGGAAAATTATTAATGTTCTTTTACTTATTATGCAGTCATCTTTTATTAAGATGATTCACATGAGTGACTATAGTCATTAAAAGCACATGATTTTGAGTGAGGAACCCAGATACAATCCTACTCCATGCGATTGCCCAAAGCATCTGTCATTAATTTGCAGGAAACGTGATTTCTCTTTCATGCATAAAGTTTATATCCTGTTAACAATTACTTGTATAAAGTTTAGTGTGTGCAAGTTTTAAATGCTGCTGGTGTGGAGATGGACTTTTGGACAAAGTCAAGCTGAATTTCATGTCTAAAAATGTTCTTGTCCACCCGGATCTTCAATGTCCAAAATGTAGCCAGTGTCACTTAAAACCTTTGCATTAGCCAATAGCCAAGTGTGTGCCCTATGTTCTCTCCTCCCTGATGTAATTGAGACCCATGTAATCTATTCTTGACACCTTCCTTCTAAGCTTGTAAAATTACCCATCATtgtcttatctttcattcattattctttatctctctacatcatcgtctatatttgttgtttcccttatccctaactagtctgaagaagggaccgacccgaaacatcacccattccttctccagagatgctgcctgtcctgctgagttactccagtattttgtgtctacttgtaAATACCCAATTCTTCTTGGCAGCTTGATGCTCCAGTGGGATGTGTTCAAGATTGCTGTTGTGTACTCAGTCTCTTAAACACTTGTGCTTTCTTTCCTTTTAGGTTTGGGAGCTTCAAGTTCTGGTACTTTCTGGGACATTAGTGGAAACACAATGGTGACCGCCCATTATGTACGGCTGACTCCCGACCTGCAGAGTAAACAGGGAGCTATTTGGAACCGCATTGTAAGACTTGATTTTGATTACACTTTGAGTGGTGCAAAATGAAATGGATGGATAGCATCAAATGCTCCTGTTCAGCTTGAGCATGGGATAGGTGTAGAGAAAAGCTTCTCCCTGCACACTGGACTATGGGCATGAAGGAGAGGAAGCCTCCCTCCCAATGTTGTTCCAATAAAACACTCCCAGGGCATGGGTTAGAATCAGAATAAACCTCTCCCTACACTGTcccatctacagatgcaccatatacAGTATACTGCTGagttgcatcgcagcttggtttaaGAACAGCTCAGTCCAAAACCACAGGGATttccagagagttgtagatgtagcgaGTCAGTCACACAGATCAGACTTCccaccatctatacttcatgctgccttgaaaTAGCAGCCAACATATTCAAAGCCTTGTCCCATCCCTCATCCCcttttatcagacttctgaaccatccttccataagcttgaaCACAGTACAATTCTCCTCTACTTTATTGGGCTTTGCCTCTGGAACTGTTGtgcttcaatgctgagaactatattcgacACTCGGtacctttcccttcactctacctgttgtacttgagttttgcTTGAGTATTTATGTTTGGTGTAATCTGATTTGATCGGAaaacttgcaaaacaaagcttttcactatctcagtatatgtaacaataataaacctaacccaaTCAAACACTCTCAGATAGCGTAAAATCATATGCAGAGCAAAGCCCCATTTATACTGTCCCATCACATTTTCTCAGGGCATAAAGTCAGGAGCAGTCATGTTTCTTCCACACTGTCTCATCAAAAGATCTTGGAACAAGTATTGTGCAGTTCAAATAAACAGTTACGTTCCGTCTGCAATGTCTTGCCAAACACTCCCAGGATAGATACAGTTAGATATGGGGTAAAGCTACCCCTAGGATGTCTCATCAAGCTACCTATGACTTGGATTAGAGTATGGAACTAGGGAAAGGATATCTGCTGTGGTCAGTACTTGAAGGTTGGTGTACTTTTCTTCCTTGGGCTGTGTTCACCGTTTACTGTCTCCAAAACCTGCAAGtaattctctgtctctctctctctgtctctctctctgtctgcaggCTTGCTTGATGCGAGACTGGGAGATGCAGGTACACTTCAAAAATCCATGGACAAGGAAAGAAGAATCTAAACGGTGATGGGATTGCTGTGTGGTACACCAAAGATCGCATGCAACCAGGTACAGTGTCTGAAATAGGAGGGAGCCTGTCGCTCCTCCTATTTCAGGATGTAGCGAGTCAGTCACACAGATCAGACTTCccaccatctatacttcatgctgccttgaaatagcagccaacataatcaaagcctTGTTCCGTCCCTCATCccctattatcaggcttctgaaccatccttccataagcttgaaCTGACTTTGTTGTTAGCGGGAATAATTGCAggaggaaaatgatcaccaaatcAAACGTCAATCATCTGCATTTCACTCTGCCTTAGAAAAGCAGTCGATATAATCAAGGACTTGTCCCACCCCTCGTCGCGTTCCTCCTTCTTCATGCTCCCGTCCGGCAAAAGATACAGACGCTGGAAAGAGCGCACCACCAgacgcaggaacagcttctttgcctcggttatcaggcttctgaatggtccttccataagctagggtactgtctgattcacctctaccgcaCAGCAGACATTGGTCTCTGAAACTGGTGCGATTTGCTCtgtcaattgtacttgagtttgacttgattgtattaagatagtattatctgattggataacatacaaagcaaagcttttcactgtacctcagtacatgtgacaga
Above is a window of Leucoraja erinacea ecotype New England chromosome 35, Leri_hhj_1, whole genome shotgun sequence DNA encoding:
- the LOC129713368 gene encoding metal transporter CNNM4-like isoform X1 — protein: MARLRRGCCYLLAALLHSAVRRAGAGIGIISGLRLENAAEMAEPQQSVAKAAALSEPGALQVTEGSSVKLRLFGTDLNSRSWSWLAFAEVDAGANVTDDDGELCRHRSKDIEVTRQVQVYRDTSVVVELRVRPLRKNEDSKLFVLCTSNGSVWMLHPGKDTRIMVLEQKHSLMPLWLQIILTIMLLTLSGIFSGLNLGLMALDPMELRIVQNCGTDAERHHAKCIEPVRRKGNYLLCSLLLGNVLVNTTLTVLLDDMVGSGWLTVVTSTIGIVILGEIVPQALCSRHGLAVGAKTINLTKFFMLLTFPLSYPISKLLDLILGQEIGKVYSREKILEMLKVTGPYNGLDKDELNMIQGALELRTKTVEDVMTPIRDCFMVSKDAILDFSTMSEIMETGYTRIPVYEHEKSNIVDILYVKDLAFVDPDDCVPLQTITRFYNHSLHFVFYDTRLDTMLEEFKQGKSHLAIVQKVNSEGDGDPFYEVLGLVTLEDVIEEIIKSEILDESDLYTDNRSRMKTVHYNKKRDFSAFKPTVNEVQVKVSPQLLLAAHRFLSTEIIQFNAANISEKILLRLLKHPDVINEIKYEEDNKHCPDHYLYTRGKAVDYFILILQGKVETEAGKEDMRFETGPFSYFGTMALGSTLAAPISRLRTCSLKAVSLTPWFQDNLSSSRNSEMNRSLSLHQADRSESAASIVPSSTVISTHHYIPDFSVRAVMDVQFVKITWQQYQNGLLASKLDSTPQSPENLHVSTDVSAMDKAPNIADETTNLLNEQNSSKRKSIHTSVDNNI
- the LOC129713368 gene encoding metal transporter CNNM4-like isoform X2 produces the protein MARLRRGCCYLLAALLHSAVRRAGAGIGIISGLRLENAAEMAEPQQSVAKAAALSEPGALQVTEGSSVKLRLFGTDLNSRSWSWLAFAEVDAGANVTDDDGELCRHRSKDIEVTRQVQVYRDTSVVVELRVRPLRKNEDSKLFVLCTSNGSVWMLHPGKDTRIMVLEQKHSLMPLWLQIILTIMLLTLSGIFSGLNLGLMALDPMELRIVQNCGTDAERHHAKCIEPVRRKGNYLLCSLLLGNVLVNTTLTVLLDDMVGSGWLTVVTSTIGIVILGEIVPQALCSRHGLAVGAKTINLTKFFMLLTFPLSYPISKLLDLILGQEIGKVYSREKILEMLKVTGPYNGLDKDELNMIQGALELRTKTVEDVMTPIRDCFMVSKDAILDFSTMSEIMETGYTRIPVYEHEKSNIVDILYVKDLAFVDPDDCVPLQTITRFYNHSLHFVFYDTRLDTMLEEFKQGKSHLAIVQKVNSEGDGDPFYEVLGLVTLEDVIEEIIKSEILDESDLYTDNRSRMKTVHYNKKRDFSAFKPTVNEVQVKVSPQLLLAAHRFLSTEIIQFNAANISEKILLRLLKHPDVINEIKYEEDNKHCPDHYLYTRGKAVDYFILILQGKVETEAGKEDMRFETGPFSYFGTMALGSTLADNLSSSRNSEMNRSLSLHQADRSESAASIVPSSTVISTHHYIPDFSVRAVMDVQFVKITWQQYQNGLLASKLDSTPQSPENLHVSTDVSAMDKAPNIADETTNLLNEQNSSKRKSIHTSVDNNI